One window of Leopardus geoffroyi isolate Oge1 chromosome B3, O.geoffroyi_Oge1_pat1.0, whole genome shotgun sequence genomic DNA carries:
- the CHURC1 gene encoding protein Churchill isoform X2 produces the protein MCGGCVEKEYPNRGNICLENGSFLLNFTGCAVCNKRDFMLITNKSLKEEDGEEIVTYDHLCKNCHHVVARHEYTFSIMDEFQACRVEQLCSLNCGKTF, from the exons ATGTGTGGGGGCTGTGTGGAGAAGGAGTATCCCAACCGG ggtAACATCTGCCTGGAGAATGGATCTTTCTTGCTGAACTTTACAGGCTGTGCAGTGTGCAATAAGCGGGATTTTATGCTGATCACAAACAAATCTTTGAAGGAGGAGGATGGAGAAGAAATAGTTACCTATGATC ATCTGTGTAAGAATTGTCATCACGTAGTAGCCAGGCATGAGTACACGTTCAGTATCATGGATGAATTTCAG GCATGTAGAGTTGAGCAACTCTGTAGTCTCAATTGTGGtaagacattttaa